One Fusarium poae strain DAOMC 252244 chromosome 4, whole genome shotgun sequence DNA window includes the following coding sequences:
- a CDS encoding hypothetical protein (BUSCO:2219at5125), whose protein sequence is MYNRDSRIMRKLLGKASTETPPGDTTNLSITSAPASTIAASFRPSKSQDAVYKAGVPILALDVSPDRRAAVLGSGHILKTVILDDPTNFNFNFREGVDLRAVINAQLPGAKGNQAADQLSIRDVKWHGTSTIFTACANGKIFAYDVNRIGTGAGEPLEYTQMQEDSRQVNTLDVNPHLKSWLLSGSQDGMTRVFDTSSPFQGRGGITFRQRFAPLKCIDSVRQVKWSPKVGHEMACCTEGGVVLKWDVRQPARPLLRINAHEKACASIAWHPDGNHLISAGRDTKLHVWDVSSTADKRQKPKWSVTTPAPIWTIAWRPGLWSATAQNKRVAQIAVSYDDSSSRRYGTSAVHIWDLARPTMPYKEIERFDMSPAALLWQDQDMLWTVGQDGLFTQSDVAYAPKVIDRQSTSSVAFSPKGDVMMFLDERSHQSHRPRLPISRHAEIVPRGPYGSSPNAPMLSISRSDSEEDVVGSFLGPRRRLSRRKAGRSNFSTTPPSSSSLADDNKPFLALDQAINVTGLFKSQQTMAFGRLPAVKTTQIYQYLSGLYLETLHQELPVQDGKPLNERVGIIMEHYARAAESVSLFRLAQTWRILAYTVGILLDRRAQYHLDTRLGRFHRVRIEEKKGSGLLKPVDFYNGSRTPGDETPRRIPPKAGLGSRNLSARSLLALGFESTSNVATPLARPADAADNQVGKKLAAVSEPDELRLGPGINDRFEDTPRRHLDSAPVSNVSPEPESSQESSTEGYDFYGAEVLLKAVDVPPKKKEPLSLGSTSPQVPKVTRHDSDESFAQMFSTSDATKQPPSASKNTNQWRSSLARHASDMDKEYPSHIRGEEVHPSQDTPTDSPKPRIKEPTTDSPDEVFLISQTTMGTDDSYPSQASELIESEDISPTKTEPQSLPAKVESPQPQVLISASHPGRSASPQKDLFPVHKDLRPHIVETDFLPWDDDPLWPFPTVTSGDSPIVSPLDPYNSIVEALHYESCTSALSASAIILLLKPLVPEYVIDYHQASGVLRQHHSRLMSMGLFIEASLLRNLCVQGWPEGLGQWGDNYTAIFTPAQQNGKVSFFCSTCRKPRELDPKNGPEGIWTCERCRSTMAPCAVCGHRDPTQADFTPIEVSTAMASSGCFLSEWWYCPTCAHGGHASCLQAWHASIDVPDSSNSATFSDGCCPLDGCGHACLPGRYRGETTTARADEIGRAAVEKTRARDDRAPSSSRRSSPRPGTDRSVKSDGNDIPQSRAVGMARDALNNKTSGGILSSSPGRVVATGERERRKSVKFAGTDR, encoded by the coding sequence ATGCCGTATACAAAGCAGGAGTTCCGATCTTAGCCCTCGATGTATCCCCCGATCGAAGAGCCGCCGTCCTCGGTAGCGGTCACATCCTCAAAACTGTGATACTCGACGATCCTAcaaacttcaacttcaactttCGTGAGGGTGTAGATCTCAGAGCTGTTATCAATGCCCAACTTCCTGGTGCCAAGGGCAACCAAGCCGCTGATCAACTTAGTATACGTGATGTCAAGTGGCATGGTACCTCGACAATATTTACAGCTTGCGCCAACGGAAAGATCTTCGCATACGATGTCAATCGAATCGGGACCGGTGCGGGAGAGCCATTGGAATATACGCAGATGCAGGAGGATTCGCGACAGGTCAATACACTAGATGTCAATCCGCATCTCAAGAGTTGGTTACTTTCAGGAAGTCAGGATGGCATGACACGCGTCTTCGATACCTCGTCGCCCTTTCAAGGCCGAGGTGGAATTACGTTTCGTCAACGTTTCGCACCGCTGAAATGCATTGATTCAGTACGACAAGTCAAGTGGTCTCCCAAAGTTGGGCATGAGATGGCCTGCTGCACTGAGGGCGGAGTAGTGCTCAAGTGGGATGTGCGTCAACCAGCAAGGCCACTGCTGAGGATAAATGCCCATGAAAAGGCTTGCGCATCTATCGCATGGCACCCTGATGGTAACCATCTTATTAGTGCGGGTCGAGATACAAAACTCCATGTGTGGGACGTTAGCAGTACAGCTGACAAACGACAAAAGCCAAAGTGGTCTGTTACAACACCTGCACCGATCTGGACTATCGCGTGGAGGCCAGGACTATGGTCTGCGACAGCGCAGAATAAGCGTGTCGCACAAATAGCAGTTTCGTATGACGACAGCAGCTCTCGCCGTTACGGAACTTCAGCTGTACATATATGGGACCTGGCGCGACCAACTATGCCGTACAAAGAAATCGAGCGATTCGACATGTCACCAGCTGCCCTGCTATGGCAAGATCAGGATATGCTTTGGACCGTTGGACAAGACGGGCTATTTACGCAAAGCGACGTCGCATACGCACCCAAAGTCATTGATCGCCAATCCACCTCATCTGTAGCATTCTCACCCAAAGGCGATGTGATGATGTTTCTTGATGAACGATCTCACCAAAGTCATAGACCTCGACTCCCAATCTCACGCCATGCCGAAATAGTGCCGCGTGGGCCTTATGGCTCAAGCCCCAACGCTCCGATGTTGAGCATTAGTCGTAGCGATTCTGAGGAGGATGTGGTGGGCAGCTTTCTCGGTCCTAGACGACGATTGAGTCGCAGAAAGGCAGGGAGATCAAATTTCAGCACGACACCACCATCTAGTTCCAGTCTTGCTGATGATAACAAGCCGTTCCTTGCGCTCGATCAAGCCATCAATGTTACAGGTCTCTTCAAGAGTCAACAAACGATGGCCTTTGGTCGTTTGCCTGCCGTGAAGACAACACAGATCTACCAGTACCTCTCAGGATTGTACCTCGAGACGCTTCATCAAGAGCTGCCAGTACAAGATGGCAAACCGCTGAACGAGAGAGTTGGAATCATAATGGAACACTATGCCCGCGCAGCCGAGAGTGTTTCTCTGTTTCGCTTGGCCCAGACATGGCGCATCTTGGCTTATACAGTTGGAATACTCCTCGATCGTCGTGCTCAATACCATCTTGACACGCGTCTTGGACGCTTCCACAGGGTCAGAatagaagagaaaaagggaaGTGGATTGCTCAAGCCCGTTGACTTTTACAATGGCAGTCGAACACCTGGCGATGAGACGCCCCGACGGATTCCCCCCAAGGCAGGCCTCGGTAGCCGAAATCTTAGCGCTCGATCTCTCCTAGCCTTGGGCTTTGAGAGTACATCCAATGTAGCGACTCCACTTGCGCGACCGGCCGATGCCGCAGATAACCAAGTTGGCAAGAAGCTGGCAGCTGTCTCGGAACCTGATGAACTGCGTCTTGGGCCTGGCATAAACGACAGGTTCGAAGACACCCCCCGACGGCATCTGGACTCGGCTCCCGTCTCCAATGTCAGCCCTGAACCCGAAAGCTCACAAGAATCTAGCACTGAAGGATACGACTTTTACGGTGCCGAAGTCTTGCTAAAGGCTGTCGACGTTCCACCCAAAAAGAAAGAACCTCTATCGCTGGGGTCTACGAGCCCTCAAGTACCGAAAGTTACACGTCATGACTCGGACGAAAGCTTTGCTCAGATGTTCTCTACTTCTGATGCAACTAAGCAGCCACCATCAGCTTCCAAGAACACTAATCAATGGCGATCAAGTCTTGCGAGACATGCTTCAGATATGGACAAGGAATATCCAAGTCACATACGCGGTGAAGAGGTTCATCCTTCACAAGACACACCTACGGATTCGCCTAAACCGCGCATCAAAGAGCCGACAACTGACTCCCCAGACGAGGTCTTTCTAATATCGCAGACCACTATGGGCACTGACGACTCATACCCGTCGCAGGCCTCGGAGCTTATTGAGTCTGAAGATATCTCGCCCACTAAGACTGAGCCTCAATCACTTCCTGCCAAGGTGGAGTCCCCTCAGCCACAAGTGTTGATTTCAGCAAGTCATCCCGGTAGATCCGCAAGCCCTCAAAAGGACCTATTTCCTGTTCACAAGGACCTTCGACCTCATATTGTAGAAACAGACTTCCTCCCCTGGGATGACGACCCTCTTTGGCCATTCCCGACCGTTACTTCAGGCGACTCACCTATAGTTTCGCCTCTCGATCCTTACAACTCTATTGTAGAAGCCTTGCATTACGAATCTTGTACTTCCGCCCTCAGTGCATCGGCGATTATACTTCTACTCAAGCCTCTGGTGCCAGAATATGTCATCGACTACCACCAGGCTAGCGGCGTTTTACGACAACACCACTCGCGGTTAATGTCCATGGGTCTCTTTATCGAGGCGTCGCTTTTGCGTAACTTGTGTGTTCAAGGATGGCCCGAGGGTCTTGGGCAATGGGGAGACAACTACACTGCTATTTTCACGCCAGCACAGCAGAATGGAAAGGTCAGTTTTTTCTGCTCTACATGTAGAAAGCCCAGAGAGCTCGACCCAAAGAACGGACCAGAAGGGATCTGGACATGCGAACGCTGTCGCTCTACGATGGCACCTTGCGCTGTCTGCGGCCACCGAGATCCAACGCAAGCAGACTTCACCCCCATTGAGGTTTCCACAGCAATGGCATCGTCGGGCTGCTTCCTTTCTGAGTGGTGGTACTGTCCCACTTGCGCTCACGGCGGCCACGCCTCTTGTCTCCAAGCATGGCACGCCTCAATCGACGTACCCGACTCTAGCAACTCGGCTACATTTAGTGATGGTTGCTGTCCTCTGGATGGATGCGGTCACGCCTGTCTTCCAGGTCGCTACCGCGGCGAAACAACCACAGCTCGTGCTGACGAGATTGGTCGCGCTGCAGTGGAAAAGACTCGTGCTAGAGACGATCGGGCACCTAGTAGCAGTCGCCGCTCCAGCCCGCGTCCCGGAACAGACCGTTCTGTCAAAAGTGACGGAAATGATATACCCCAGAGCAGAGCAGTTGGTATGGCAAGAGATGCATTAAACAACAAGACCAGTGGCGGAATCTTGAGTTCGAGTCCTGGTAGAGTTGTTGCTACGGGTGAGAGGGAGAGACGAAAGAGTGTGAAATTTGCAGGTACAGATCGTTAG
- a CDS encoding hypothetical protein (SECRETED:SignalP(1-25)) gives MWSYNFRPSSMAGALMLLAIQTVHAVPYATATGVRHYTNSSTTAFHPYPTDTHTVIGLMDIEPNMPHDPDAQCQFWWDNDGSISCKEMPKAFKISLEDWLRWNPSLTKDCGNYITGRSYCIEGPEGPQSTTTTPPPLTTTDPTAVVTPSPIQSGMVKNCNKFHKVEKSQTCNDIASKFGISEDDVKKWNPEVGSDCTGIWANVYVCIGVIGGSAPTPSSTTTTTGNGVSTPLPTQTGMVNNCSHFYKVHEGETCKYIAEYHSIPLEDIIKWNPAVGPDCTDIWAGTWLCWQTIGYVRPKPTTTKNTSPTSPETGVVTPSPFQPGMIKNCEKFHYVEKGQTCAWIAAKYGIAPSRLEEWHTSITNGCDGLWANSNVCVRPQGYKPSTKLQCFNDGWAWGDNYQAAWDSVKQWCDGKDNSDGSYGYQPGQVKYGCFNTPIGSHTIRWMGRNDFGSGASLEPSTCEGMLYYLLQSCPKGGKSWFEGWYIEGSVPQGRCS, from the exons ATGTGGTCTTACAACTTCCGTCCAAGTTCTATGGCAGGAGCCTTGATGCTCTTGGCCATACAGACTGTTCATGCTGTACCATATGCTACAGCCACTGGTGTCAGACATTACACCAATAGCAGCACAACCGCTTTCCATCCATATCCAACAGATACCCACACAGTCATCGGATTGATGGATATCGAACCCAACATGCCACATGATCCAGATGCGCAATGTCAGTTCTGGTGGGACAACGATGGCTCGATCTCCTGCAAGGAAATGCCCAAAGCTTTCAAGATCAGTCTCGAAGACTGGCTGCGATGG AACCCATCTTTGACCAAGGATTGTGGTAACTATATCACTGGCCGGTCCTACTGTATCGAGGGTCCCGAAGGTCCTCAATCGACAACCACCACTCCACCTCCTCTGACTACAACTGACCCAACCGCCGTTGTGACACCTTCTCCCATTCAGTCTGGAATGGTCAAAAATTGCAACAAGTTCCACAAGGTTGAAAAGAGTCAAACATGCAATGATATCGCCTCCAAGTTTGGCATCTCGGAAGATGATGTCAAGAAATGGAACCCTGAAGTTGGATCTGACTGCACAGGAATCTGGGCCAACGTTTACGTATGCATTGGCGTCATTGGTGGGAGCGCTCCTACTCCCTCATCTACAACTACGACTACCGGGAATGGAGTTTCGACGCCTTTGCCTACTCAGACTGGAATGGTCAACAATTGTAGTCACTTCTACAAAGTACACGAGGGGGAAACATGCAAATACATCGCAGAATACCACTCCATACCTCTCGAAGACATCATCAAATGGAATCCGGCTGTTGGTCCAGACTGTACCGACATATGGGCCGGCACATGGCTATGCTGGCAGACAATCGGTTACGTCCGCCCAAAACCAACCACCACAAAGAATACATCACCTACGAGCCCTGAAACAGGCGTCGTGACCCCCTCACCCTTTCAACCCGGAATGATCAAGAACTGTGAAAAGTTTCATTATGTCGAAAAAGGTCAGACCTGCGCCTGGATCGCTGCCAAGTACGGCATTGCACCTAGCAGATTAGAAGAGTGGCACACATCAATCACAAACGGGTGTGACGGACTCTGGGCAAACTCCAATGTCTGTGTCCGTCCTCAAGGGTACAAGCCCTCAACAAAGCTCCAGTGCTTTAACGATGGCTGGGCATGGGGCGATAATTACCAAGCTGCCTGGGATTCTGTAAAGCAGTGGTGCGATGGGAAAGATAATAGTGATGGTAGCTACGGCTACCAACCTGGTCAGGTAAAGTATGGCTGTTTCAATACCCCGATTGGTTCTCACACAATTCGGTGGATGGGCCGCAATGATTTTGGCAGCGGTGCCTCTCTCGAGCCGTCTACATGCGAGGGAATGCTGTATTATCTTCTCCAGAGTTGTCCCAAGGGGGGTAAATCCTGGTTTGAGGGATGGTATATTGA AGGCTCTGTGCCCCAAGGCCGATGCTCATAG
- a CDS encoding hypothetical protein (SECRETED:SignalP(1-21)~MEROPS:MER0000320~CAZy:GH18), protein MRWPFRGCLPKLLLLAASASALTPIGQIEQNALPCPSACQDRGPSDWSLISSPERLAVCPEPLLLVFGLNTAFQDGKTNNPVYACTLGNANTKTNFLADQGFVDPDAMGTTNFDPVRRRAVRDNTTCSGGVSKKLETRITISAWDSEHALISNDPGADTVMATKQLVAYLERSQPDCGKTIMFAYYRGTLVGLYSGSQFDDRKTLESLSSTLSDAVKGEPNSRHAIEACQGRRESGVFGLVADPTGDFAAVQATVKSWNEGKCVAGSKDSKTSNVQKAFAWGYSQAPNVQASRMTKVSADGTCASYTTVTGDICDMIAAAHGVSVDDLEKWNKKTWAWDGCDNLKPFVRICVSAGNPPMPASVWNAECGPTRNDTEPPGEGEDLSSLNPCPLNVCCNRWGMCGLTDDFCRKSSSGNPGTGELGEAGCISNCERTLTNNNKAPAKFRKIGYFEAWNYVRPCLHMHVLDIDKSYSHIHFSFAEISQNLNVVIPENVKEQFQSFIKATDIQAKKILAFGGWAFSNEGSGTGLFRKAVSPRNRQAFANRVVQFAIQNNLDGVDFDWEYPGATDIDGSDPGQKDDGENYYQFLKLVREKLPKDKSLSIATPASFWYLKGFPIKQMAGVLDYIIYMTYDLHGQWDVGSKWASPGCPAGNCLRSHVNSTETMDALIMVTRAGVESHKVVVGVSSYGRSFKMSSSTCRGPQCTFLGGRNDSKAKKGRCTDTAGYISDFEINEIISKGGAIKKWYDEATDSDYLVYEGDEWVAYMSKVTKSRRMRDYMKLNFGGTTDWAIDLQGDHDKRYTSGRPVFLDPKVWETPSATCEAPCILVFPPSKLPETTTININKYTTSLEYGATGKTTMSGKETTAFVTKTTTITVDVPAFVTNSMMYSNVNVTQGQKLTDLVVQPSVKLPNIPVRVPDGEGSTTTRTLTLPPWPFNWDEVITQPEVVVEPTETHETISGLPVYTKWPEFKIEPIKEEIKEPTPDDDGFKTPCELWFFQLCFPGFKSLKWKIGPGILPPGPPPPGPIFLTNLPVPAVTHPTPYPPWPPITVGLDHKPTFSEKPECETETASICWTTTTLSPTVIGPVTSTVTKSESECNTIYGCSVSDKDNELTKTKTCSRPTSAPNRHVARKLEKKQQDPIPIEPHTGTDLDVIVLPLDLYQDGAPLSSMLNENGIFHKTIMTRSANDDKDLYVYWWIPSLDWCTEQMITSQKYGLFQIDHLFPLDGLGPRPEGKLKSMNITDDTRHLFTRQDLEVPRWTESWAPSQVALPRGAVWRQAPLLPIESLPELGSGQYVYVVAENSMDTTHNEFSGVSIEFLDVPIHEDPSEARLDPFHGTAVAAMAVGVTLGLSPKSKLVMANVPFHKLRPSAYLSAWATILGDIVSNNRKGNSVISVSAVLPGETPEVYVNILKQLIVEIGKTQTVIVTCASNRESEEEMNNNDENFGDIDEYPPRLGDELTDMIVVGATNQQGFVSTVSKDSLFIDVVYAPGESIPIPGGVASGTSLSAPLVAGLVAYFRSLPYKSYQNQLKSPATVKRLIKGLSRSFAVWDDETQEILQPGAGQVPVVWNGHFGTESCLMGISPPPAGCPELPPNLKDIPDYPGSLIPNDPASPGGPEKTVKWEPGTDGPKCSANSLVRRLFERAEATCGGQLCSGYYCRPNPPGPPPDFRDPKDPNRYGNGPQGEIKPPNNRTMSKP, encoded by the exons ATGCGGTGGCCGTTTCGCGGCTGTCTGCCGAAGTTGCTACTATTGGcggcttctgcttctgctctCACGCCCATTGGCCAGATTGAGCAAAACGCTTTGCCATGCCCATCTGCATGTCAAGATCGAGGACCTAGTGACTGGTCCCTCATATCTTCTCCTGAAAGGCTTGCTGTTTGCCCGGAGCCTCTACTGCTCGTCTTTGGGCTCAACACGGCGTTCCAAGATGGAAAGACAAACAACCCAGTCTATGCTTGTACACTGGGTAATGCCAACACAAAGACCAACTTCCTTGCTGATCAGGGCTTCGTGGACCCTGATGCCATGGGGACAACAAACTTTGATCCTGTTCGACGTCGGGCTGTTCGAGACAATACTACCTGTAGTGGTGGTGTCTCGAAAAAGCTAGAGACTCGCATCACTATCTCTGCATGGGATAGTGAACATGCACTCATCAGCAACGACCCTGGAGCTGACACTGTTATGGCAACAAAACAGCTGGTGGCTTACCTTGAGAGGTCCCAACCAGACTGTGGCAAGACCATAATGTTTGCCTACTATCGCGGCACACTTGTCGGCCTCTATTCCGGATCTCAATTCGACGACCGCAAGACATTGGAATCTCTGTCGTCAACCCTTAGTGATGCTGTCAAGGGTGAACCAAACTCTCGTCATGCCATTGAAGCCTGTCAAGGACGCCGTGAAAGTGGTGTGTTTGGCCTCGTGGCCGACCCTACGGGTGACTTTGCTGCAGTCCAGGCGACGGTGAAGTCTTGGAACGAAGGCAAGTGTGTTGCTGGCTCAAAAGACAGCAAAACCAGCAACGTCCAGAAAGCGTTTGCCTGGGGATATTCGCAGGCACCCAATGTTCAAGCCAGTCGTATGACAAAGGTGTCTGCAGATGGAACTTGCGCAAGTTATACAACTGTAACGGGGGACATCTGCGACAtgattgctgctgctcatGGAGTTTCAGTCGATGACCTTGAGAAGTGGAACAAAAAGACCTGGGCATGGGATGGTTGCGACAATTTGAAGCCATTCGTGAGAATTTGTGTCAGTGCAGGGAACCCACCCATGCCTGCTTCAGTATGGAATGCCGAATGTGGACCAACTAGGAACGACACTGAACCTCCAGGTGAGGGCGAAGACCTCTCGTCTTTGAACCCGTGTCCCCTGAATGTATGCTGCAACAGATGGGGCATGTGCGGTTTG ACAGACGACTTTTGCCGCAAATCCAGCTCCGGGAATCCCGGAACAGGAGAGTTAGGAGAGGCCGGTTGTATTTCCAACTGTGAGCGGACACTAACAAATAACAACAAGGCACCTGCAAAGTTCCGCAAAATCGGCTACTTTGAGGCATGGAATTATGTCAGGCCTTGCCTACATATGCATGTATTGGATATCGACAAGTCATACTCACACATCCACTTTTCCTTCGCTGAAATCTCACAGAATCTCAATGTCGTTATTCCTGAGAATGTCAAAGAGCAGTTTCAGTCTTTCATCAAGGCAACCGACATTCAGGCAAAGAAAATTCTTGCTTTTGGAGGTTGGGCATTTTCAAACGAGGGATCTGGGACAGGTCTCTTCCGCAAGGCTGTCTCTCCTAGAAATCGACAGGCATTCGCGAATCGTGTTGTGCAGTTTGCTATCCAGAATAATTTAGACGGCGTCGATTTTGACTGGGAGTATCCGGGTGCAACTGATATTGATGGTTCTGATCCTGGACAGAAGGACGACGGTGAGAATTACTATCAATTTCTCAAGCTCGTGCGCGAGAAGCTCCCCAAAGACAAATCTCTTTCCATTGCAACGCCCGCCTCATTCTGGTATCTAAAGGGCTTCCCGATTAAACAGATGGCTGGTGTACTGGATTACATCATCTACATGACTTATGATTTGCACG GACAATGGGATGTGGGGAGTAAGTGGGCAAGTCCAGGCTGTCCTGCTGGCAATTGCCTTCGCTCTCACGTCAACTCCACCGAAACTATGGATGCCCTCATCATGGTCACGCGAGCTGGAGTCGAGTCGCACAaggttgttgttggtgtcaGCAGTTATGGACGATCATTCAAAATGTCAAGCTCTACATGTCGTGGCCCCCAAT GCACATTCCTTGGAGGTAGGAATGACTCCAAAGCTAAGAAAGGCCGCTGCACTGACACTGCGGGTTACATATCCGACTTTGAGATAAATGAGATAATCTCCAAGGGTGGTGCTATCAAGAAGTGGTATGATGAAGCAACCGACTCGGACTATCTTGTGTATGAGGGAGATGAATGGGTTGCCTACATGTCCAAGGTGACCAAGTCTCGTCGGATGAGAGACTACATGAAACTCAACTTTGGTGGGACAACAGATTGGGCTATTGACCTTCAAGGCGATCACGACAAACGCTATACATCAGGTCGGCCAGTGTTCCTGGACCCGAAAGTATGGGAAACTCCATCAGCAACATGTGAAGCACCTTGCATATTGGTCTTCCCACCGAGCAAGCTCCCGGAAACGACAACCATCAATATCAACAAGTACACAACCTCACTTGAGTATGGAGCGACCGGAAAGACCACAATGAGCGGGAAAGAGACGACTGCCTTTGTGACGAAGACTACCACTATCACTGTGGATGTGCCCGCATTTGTCACCAACAGTATGATGTATTCAAACGTCAACGTCACCCAAGGCCAGAAGCTTACAGACCTGGTTGTGCAGCCCAGTGTCAAACTACCAAATATACCTGTTAGGGTTCCAGATGGTGAAGGAAGTACAACGACTCGTACCTTGACACTACCTCCGTGGCC TTTCAATTGGGATGAAGTGATCACACAGCCGGAAGTGGTAGTAGAACCAACTGAAACTCAC GAGACCATATCTGGATTGCCTGTTTACACGAAATGGCCCGAATTCAAGATTGAACCTATCAAAGAGGAAATCAAAGAGCCGACgccagatgatgatggatttAAAACTCCATGTGAATTATGGTTCTTTCAGCTTTGTTTCCCAGGCTTCAAAAGTCTGAAATGGAAAATAGGTCCTGGCATTCTTCCACCAGGCCCTCCACCACCAGGTCCAATCTTTTTGACCAACCTGCCTGTTCCTGCTGTAACCCATCCAACTCCATATCCACCCTGGCCACCCATTACTGTTGGTTTAGATCACAAACCAACATTTTCAGAAAAGCCTGAGTGTGAGACAGAAACGGCCTCAATTTGTTGGACCACTACAACTCTATCTCCGACCGTCATTGGACCAGTGACTTCTACAGTCACCAAATCCGAATCCGAATGCAACACAATTTACGGTTGTAGTGTATCGGATAAGGATAACGAACTCACCAAGACAAAAACTTGCAGTCGACCGACATCTGCTCCGAATCGCCACGTAGCCCGAAAgctagaaaagaaacaacaagATCCAATACCAATAGAACCGCATACTGGAACCGATCTCGATGTTATTGTGCTTCCATTGGATTTGTATCAAGATGGAGCCCCGCTGTCATCCATGCTCAATGAGAATGGAATATTTCACAAGACGATTATGACAAGGTCAGCAAACGACGACAAAGACTTGTACGTTTACTGGTGGATACCCAGTCTGGACTGGTGTACAGAACAAATGATTACATCTCAG AAATATGGACTTTTCCAGATCGATCATCTGTTCCCGCTCGATGGACTAGGCCCAAGACCAGAGGGTAAGCTCAAGTCTATGAACATCACAGACGACACCCGTCACCTGTTCACGCGTCAGGATCTCGAGGTCCCCAGATGGACAGAGTCTTGGGCTCCTTCCCAGGTTGCTCTACCAAGAGGTGCAGTTTGGAGACAAGCTCCTTTGTTACCAATTGAGTCTCTTCCTGAGTTGGGTTCTGGCCAATATGTGTATGTTGTCGCTGAAAACAGTATGGACACAACGCATAAT GAATTCTCTGGCGTGAGTATCGAGTTCCTTGATGTGCCCATACACGAGGACCCCTCCGAAGCCCGGCTCGACCCATTTCACGGGACCGCAGTTGCCGCAATGGCGGTTGGTGTTACACTGGGACTGAGCCCTAAGAGCAAGCTGGTCATGGCGAATGTACCCTTTCACAAGCTGAGGCCCTCGGCATATCTTAGTGCTTGGGCTACCATACTAGGGGATATTGTGAGTAATAACCGAAAGGGCAATTCCGTTATCAGCGTCAGTGCAGTGTTACCCGGCGAAACCCCGGAAGTATACGTCAATATTCTGA AGCAGCTTATCGTTGAAATCGGAAAGACGCAAACTGTCATTGTGACATGCGCTAGCAACCGGGAGTCCGAAGAAGAAATGAACAACAATGACGAGAATTTCGGCGACATCGACGAATACCCACCCCGTCTTGGTGATGAGCTCACCGACATGATAGTCGTTGGTGCCACAAACCAACAAGGATTTGTATCTACAGTGAGCAAAGACAGTTTGTTTATTGACGTCGTATACGCACCTGGTGAAAGCATACCTATACCTGGCGGCGTGGCCTCTGGTACTTCATTGT CCGCGCCACTGGTTGCAGGATTGGTTGCCTATTTCCGGTCTCTCCCATACAAATCATATCAAAATCAACTGAAAAGCCCGGCAACGGTTAAAAGATTGATCAAGGGCCTGAGTCGCTCCTTTGCGGTATGGGACGACGAAACCCAAGAGATCCTGCAGCCTGGGGCTGGTCAGGTACCGGTTGTCTGGAACGGCCATTTTGGTACCGAAAGCTGCTTGATGGGGATATCGCCGCCTCCTGCAGGCTGCCCTGAGCTACCCCCGAACCTGAAAGACATACCAGATTACCCTGGTAGCTTGATCCCAAATGATCCGGCGAGTCCCGGGGGCCCTGAAAAGACGGTCAAGTGGGAACCAGGAACGGATGGACCGAAGTGTAGCGCAAATAGTCTTGTGAGAAGGCTCTTTGAGAGAGCTGAGGCGACGTGCGGTGGACAATTATGCAGTGGATACTACTGCCGACCCAATCCTCCCGGTCCACCACCCGACTTTCGTGATCCCAAGGACCCTAATCGTTATGGTAATGGCCCTCAAGGAGAGATTAAGCCGCCCAACAACAGAACGATGTCAAAGCCATAG